CCGCGACCTTCGTGATCACCGCGCTGCGGTCGGACGCCGAGGTGCAGCAGGCGGCGCGGGAGATCGACGGGCGGCTCTTCACCGACATCGTGGCGCGCGAGGCGGTCGTCGCGGCCGCGTCCTGGACCCACGGTGTGCGTCGCGCGCTGTCGGCCGAGAGCCGCAACCGGGTCCGCTTCCACGTGCGCCAGGAGACCAGGCGCGCCGGACGCGAGCGCCGCGCGGAGATGAAGCAGGCGCTGCGCGAGTTCCGTGCCCGCGAGCGGTCGGCGGGCCGTCCGGCCGAGGTCGGGGAGGACGTCGCCTGATGGGACGCCCTCTCTGGTTCGTCGCCGGGGCGGGGGTCGGGGTCTACGCCGCTGCCCGCGCCCGTCGCGTCGCGGAGTCCCTGACCGCCGACGGCCTGCGCGACCGCGTCCGCGGCTGGCAGGTCGGCGCCCGCCTGTTCGCCGAGGAGGTCCGCCAGGGCCACGACGAGCGTGAAACGGAGCTGCGGGAGCAGCTCGGGCTCCGACCTCATGGACTGCACGAGCTGGAACCTGGTTTCGAGGCTCCCCCCAGGGATGCACACCGCGCTCGCACCTCAACCACCGACGAGATGAAGGACCCCCACTGATGGACACCGCCGAGATCCGCCGCCGCTTCCTCGCGCACTTCGAGGCCGCCGGTCACGCCGTGGTGCCGTCCGCCTCGCTGCTCGCCGACGACCCGAACCTGCTGTTCGTCCCGGCCGGCATGGTGCCGTTCAAGCCCTACTTCCTCGGCCAGGAGACGCCGCCCTACGACCGCGCCACCAGCATCCAGAAGTGCGTGCGCACCCCCGACATCGAGGACGTCGGCAAGACCACCCGCCACGGCACGTTCTTCGAGATGTGCGGCAACTTCTCCTTCGGCGACTACTTCAAGGAGGGCGCCATCGAGCTGGCGTGGACCCTCATCACGAAGTCGGTCGACGACGGCGGCTACGGCCTCGACCCCGACCGGCTCTACCCCTCGGTGCTGGTGGGCGACGAGGAGGCGATCGGCCTCTGGATGAAGGTCACCGGGCTGCCCCGCGAGCGGATCGTCCAGCTCGGCCCCAAGGAGAACTACTGGTCGATGGGCGTGCCGGGCCCGGGCGGCCCGTGCTCGGAGATCCTCTACGACCGCGGTCCCGAGTGGGGCCCGGACTTCGACCCGGCCACCCTCGGGCCCGACATGCCGGTCGAGCTCGAGGACCGGCTGCTGGAGTTCTGGAACCTCGTCTTCATGCAGGACGAGCTCAGCGCGGTCCGCTCGAAGTCCGACTTCGACATCTCCGGCTCGCTGCCGAAGAAGAACATCGACACCGGCATGGGCCTCGACCGCGTCGCGTTCCTGCTCCAGGGCAAGAACAACATGTACGAGATCGACGTGATGTACCCCGTCATCGAGAAGGCCGAGGAGCTCACCGGCAAGAAGTACGGTGCCGACCCGGCCGACGACGTCCGCTTCCGCGTCGTGGCCGACCACGTCCGCTCCTCGATGATGCTCATCGGCGACGGCGTCACGCCGGGCAACGACGGGCGCGGCTACGTCCTGCGCCGGCTGCTGCGCCGCGCCGTCCGGTCGATGCGGCTGCTCGGCTGCGAGGACCGGGTGCTGCCCGAGCTGATGCCGGTCTCGCGCGACAAGATGGGCGAGACCTACGACAACCTCTTGTCCGACTGGCCGCGCATCTCGCAGGTCGCGTTCGCCGAGGAGGACGCGTTCCGCAAGACCCTGCAGGCGGGCACCCAGATCTTCGACACCGCCGCCGACGAGGTGAAGCAGACCGGCGGGACCACGCTGTCGGGCGAGCGCGCCTTCGCGCTCCACGACACCTACGGCTTCCCGATCGACCTCACCCTGGAGATGGCCGCCGAGGCAGGCCTCCAGGTGGACGAGGCGGGCTTCCGCGGCCTGATGGCCGAGCAGCGCGAGCGCGCCAAGGCCGACGCCCGCGCCAAGAAGGGCGCGCACGGCGACACCGCGGTCTACCGCGGGATCTTCGACGAGCACGGCCCCACCGAGTGGCTGGCCTACGAGACGCTCGAGACCGAGTCCCGCCCCCTGGCGCTGCTCAGCGGGGGGAGCGCGGTCCAGCGCCTCGGTGAGGGCGAGGTCGGCGAGCTGGTGCTCGACCGCACCCCGTTCTACGCCGAGTCGGGTGGCCAGGTCGCCGACGCGGGCCGGATCGTCTTCGACGGCGGGGTGCTCGAGGTCGTCGACGTCCAGCGCCCGATCAAGGGCCTGGTGGTGCACCAGGTCCGGGTGCTCGAGGGTGAGCTCGACGCGGGCCGCGAGGTGCACGCGCGGGTCGACCCCGAGTGGCGCACCGGCGCCCGCCAGGCCCACTCCGGCACCCACGTGGTGCACGCCGCGCTGCGTGAGGTGCTCGGCCCGACCGCCCTGCAGTCCGGCTCCTACAACCGGCCCGGCTACCTCCGCCTCGACTTCGGCTGGACGCAGGCGCTCACGCCCGAGCAGGTGCGCGACGTCGAGCTGGTCAGCCAGCAGGCGCTGCGCGCCGACCTCCCGGTCGCGTGGGACTACATGACGCTGGAGCAGGCCAAGGAGTGGGGCGCGATCGCGCTCTTCGGCGAGACCTACGACAACACTAAGGTGCGGGTCGTCGAGATCGGCGGACCCTGGTCCCGCGAGCTCTGTGGTGGCACGCACGTCGACCACTCCTCGCAGATCGGCACGGTCGTCGTCACCGGCGAGACGAGCGTCGGCTCCGGCAACCGCCGCATCGAGGCGCTCACGGGCGTCGAGGGCTTCGGCTACCTCGCCCGTGAGCGCGACGTCGTCGCCCAGCTCACCGGCCTGCTCAAGACCCAGCCCGACGACCTCGTGTCGCGCGTGCAGGGCCTCACCGAGCGCCTGAAGTCGGTGGAGAAGGAGCTGGAGAAGGCGCGCCTCGCGCAGCTGCTCGGCGCCAGCGCCGACCTGGCGGCCGGTGCCACGCAGGTCGGTCCGGTGCGCCTGGTCGCCCACCGTGCCGACGGCGCGTCCGGCGGCGACGTCCGCAACCTCGCGATGGACGTGCGCGGCCGGCTGCCCCAGGGCGAGCCCGGGGTCGTGGTGATCGTGGGGCAGGCCGACGGCAAGGTGTCCGTGGTGGCCGCCACCAACGACGAGGCGCGGGCGCGCGGCCTGTCCGCCGGCGAGCTGGTCCGCGCGGTCGGGCCGCTGCTCGGCGGCAAGGGCGGCGGCAAGGACGACGTCGCCCAGGGCGGCGGCACCGACGCGTCCCGGATCGACGAGGCCCTGGCGCTGGTCGCCACCGAGGTCGGCGCCCGCGCCGCGCAGGGCTGAGCGTGCGGTTCGGCGTACGGCTGGGCATCGACCCGGGGGACTCCCGGATCGGTGTCGCCCGCAGCGACCCCTCGGGCTTCCTCGCCACTCCCGTGGAGACGGTGCGGCGGGGGTCCGGCGACGTGCGTCGGCTCGCTGCCCTCGTCGTCGAGCACGAGGCGGTGGAGGTCGTGGTCGGGCTGCCGCGGTCGCTCAGCGGCACCGAGGGCCCGGCGGCCGCCAAGGTCCGCGACTTCGCCGCCACGGTGGCGCGCCGAGTTGCACCCGTCCCTGTCAGGCTGTGTGATGAACGACTGACCACGGTCTCGGCCGAGTCGATCCTGCGCGAGCAGGGCCGGCGTGGGGCGAAACGGCGTGCCGTGGTCGACCAGGCAGCTGCCGTGCTGATCCTGCAGACTGCCCTCGACACGGAGCGGTCGAGCGGACAGGCCCCCGGAGAGATCGTCGAGGTGAACGATGAGTGAGCACCAGGCCCCCGTCGAGGACGACCGCGACGACGAGCCCTACGAGTACGTCCCCGGCGGCAAGCGGCGCAAGCGCCGCGGCGGCAAGGGCTGCCTGGCCGTCCTGGTCGCGATGGCGGTGCTCGTGGGCGGCTTCTACGTCGGGCTCACCAAGGGCGTGGAGTGGGTCTCCGACCAGTTCCAGGGCCCGGACGACTTCGCCGGACCCGGCACCGGCTCCGTGCAGTTCGACGTCAACGAGGGCGACTCCGTCGCGCAGATCGGGCGCAACCTCAAGGCCGAGGGAGTGACCAAGTCGGTCCAGGCGTTCATCGACGCCGCCGCCGGTGAGCCGGACTCGAGCGGCATCCAGGTCGGCGCCTACGAGCTGAAGAAGGAGATGAAGGCCTCCGACGCGCTCGAGGTCCTCATCGATCCCGCGAACCTGATCGGCTTCCCGACCGTCACCATCCCCGAGGGCCTGCGCCTCACCGAGATCGTCTCGACCCTCGCCGAGGGCACCGACTTCTCCGAGGCGGCCTTCGACCGGGCCCTGCAGAAGCCCGACAAGATCGGGCTGCCCGACTACGCCGACGGCAACGCCGAGGGCTACCTCTTCCCGGCGACCTACGAGATCAAGCCCGGCATGAAGCCGCTGGCGATCCTCAAGATGATGGTGGCGCGCTGGCAGCAGGCCGCGGACGAGGCCGGTCTGGAGGAGAAGGCGGCCGAGCTCGGCCACACCCCGGGCGAGCTGATGATCATCGCCTCGCTCATCCAGGCGGAGGGGCGCGGCTCGGACATGCCGAAGATCTCGCGGGTCATCTACAACCGTCTCGACGGCCCCGGCGACAAGGGCGGCACCAACGGCACCCTCGGCATCGACGCGGCCATCGCCTACGGCCTGGGCCTGTCGCCCGGCTCCACCGAGCTGACGCCCGAGCAGCTGGCGGAGGACACGCCCTACAACACCCGCATCAACGCCGGGCTGCCGCCGACGCCGATCGAGGCACCCGGTGACGAGGCGATCGCCGCGGCCGCGAACCCGGAGGAGGGCGGCTGGTACTACTACGTCACCGTCGACCTCTCCACGGGTGAGACGAAGTTCTACGAGACCTACGACGGGTTCCTCGAGGGCCGCGACGAGTACAAGGCCTACTGCGAGACGTCGGACCGGTGCTGAACGAGCGTCTGCACGGCGGGAGCGGCCGGGGGTGAGCGCGCGGCGCTGCGGCGTGCTGGGGGACCCGGTCGCCCACTCGCTGTCCCCGGTCCTGCACCGCGCCGGCTACGCCGCGCTCGGCCTCGACTGGCGCTACGACGCGCACCGGGTGCCGGCCGGCGGGCTGGCCGGGTTCCTCGACGGGCTCGACCCGGAGTGGCGCGGGCTGTCGCTCACGATGCCGCTCAAGCGCGAGGCGATGGCGCTGGCCGATCGGGTGACCGACCGCGCGCGGCTGGCGGGCGCGGTCAACACGCTGGTGCTGGCCGACGACGGATTCCTGAGCGGTGACAACACCGACCTGCCCGGCGCGGCGGCGGCCGTCCGCGAGCGCACGTCGTTGCCGCTGGCGTCGGCGGCGGTGCTCGGTGGCGGCGCGACGGCCACGTCGACGGGGCTCGCCCTGGCCGACCTCGGCGCACGGTCGCTGCGGGTGCTCGTCCGCGACCCGTCCCGGGCGGAGGAGACCGTACGCGCGCTGCGCGCGCACCCGTCGGGGCCCGAGGTGACGACCGGCGCACTCGCCGGCGACGACCCGCTCGACGTGGACGTCGTGGTCTCCACCGTCCCTGCCGTGGCACAGACCCCGGAGCTGGTCGCCAGGTGTGCGCCCGCGCCGGTCCTGTTCGAGGTGCTCTACGACCCCTGGCCCACGCCCCTGGCCGCGTCCGCCGGCGACCGCGTGCTCGTGGGTGGGCTGGACCTGCTGGTCCACCAGGCCGTGATGCAGTTCGATCTGTTCACCGGCCTGCAGGCACCGCTGGAGGCCATGAGGGAGGCGGGCGAGCGCGCGCTCGCCGGACGGAGCCCGACGTGAACGACACCGTGCTCGCCTCGCTGCTGGCCGCGCTCGTCGCCGCCCTCGGGGGCCTGCTCGTGCCGTTCGTCCTCGCCCAGCTGCCCGAGCCCGAGCCGCCCTCGACACCGCTGCCCGAGGGGGAGACCCCGCCTCCGCCCTACGCCGAGCTGGCCGCCCGTCCCGGCCTGGGCTGGCGCTGCGCGGTGGTGGCCGGCGTGCTGGGCGGGGTGGTCGGCGCCACCCAGGGGCTCGTGTGGTCGCTGGTCTGGCTCGCCCCGCTGGTGCCGGTCGCGGTCGCCCTGGCCTTCGTCGACTGGCACACGCGGCTGCTGCCGCGGCGCATCGTCGTCCCGGCGACGCTCGCGGCGCTCGCCGCCGTGCTGGTCGTCGGCCTCGCCACGGACCAGCGTGACGCCCTGGTGCGGGCGGTGGTGGCGATGGTCGTCGCGCGGTCGTTCTTCTGGGTGCTGTGGTTCGTCCACGCGACCGGCCTCGGCTTCGGCGACGTGCGGCTCGCCGCCCTCGTCGGCCTGGTGCTGGGCTGGGAGGGCTGGGGCGCGGTCGCGCTGGGACTGTGGTCCGGCTTCGTGGCCCTCGGCGTGCCCGGCGTGCTGCTGGCGCTCGTGCGGCGTGACCTGACGCTGGTGCGCAAGGCGTACCCCTTCGGACCGGCGATGCTCGCCGGCGCCCTGGTGGGTCTCGTCTGGGGGACCGCGCTCGGCGCGCGTGTCTGGGGCTGAGAGACTGGCGCCATGCTCCGATGGCTCACAGCAGGCGAGTCCCACGGTCCCTCGCTGGTGGCGATCCTCGAGGGGCTGCCCGCCCACGTCCGCGTCACGACCGACGACCTCGCCGACTCGCTGGCCCGCCGCCGCCTCGGCTACGGCCGCGGCGCGCGGATGAAGTTCGAGCAGGACCAGGTGCGGGTGCTCGGCGGCGTGCGCCACGGTGAGACGCAGGGCGGCCCGGTGGCGATCGAGGTCGGCAACACCGAGTGGCCGAAGTGGGAGAAGGTCATGTCGGCCGACCCCGTCGACCCGGTGGAGCTCGACGCGCTCGCCCGCAACGCGGCGCTGACCCGCCCCCGCCCCGGGCACGCTGACCTCGTCGGCATGCAGAAGTACGACTTCGACGAGGCACGCCCGATCCTCGAGCGCGCCTCCGCCCGCGAGACCGCCGCGCGCGTCGCGCTCGGCCGGGTGGCCTCCAACTTCCTCGAGCAGGCCGTCGGCGCGCGGATCGTGTCCCACGTCGTCTCGCTCGGCGGCGTGAAGGCGCCCGCGGGCGTCGTCCCCGGCCCCGACGACGTCGCCCGTCTCGACGCCGACGAGGTGCGCTGCCTCGACCCCGACGCGAGCGCCGCGATGGTGGCGCGCATCGACCAGGCCCACAAGGACGGCGACACCCTCGGCGGCGTCGTGGAGGTGGTCGTCCATGGCCTGCCCCCGGGCCTCGGCTCCCACGTCCACTGGGACCGTCGCCTCGACGCGCGCCTCGCGGGCGCGCTGATGGGGATCCAGGCGATCAAGGGCGTCGAGGTCGGCGACGGCTTCGAGCTCGCCGACACGCCCGGCTCGCTCGCGCACGACGAGATCGTGTCGACCGACGAGGGCCTGCGCCGCACGTCCGGCCGTTCCGGCGGCACCGAGGGCGGCATGTCGACCGGGGAGGCGCTGCGCGTGCGTGCGGCGATGAAGCCGATCGCCACCGTCCCGCGGGCCCTGCGGACCGTCGACGTCGCCACGGGCGAGGCCGCCGTCGCCCACCACCAGCGCTCCGACGTGTGCGCGGTCCCGGCCGCCGGCATCGTGGCCGAGGCGATGGTGGCGCTGGTGCTGGCCGACGCCGTCGTCGAGAAGTTCGGCGGCGACTCGGTCGCCGAGACCCGGCGCAACGCCGAGTCGTACCTCGACACCCTCCGGTTCCGGTGAGCGCCGTGGCTCCCCGCGTGGTGCTCGTCGGCCCGATGGGGGCCGGCAAGACGACCGTCGCCGGCCTGCTCGGCGACGCCTGGGGCGTGCCGGTCCGCGACACCGACGCCGACATCGTCGCCACGAGCGGTCGCGAGATCGCCGACATCTTCGTGGAGTCCGGGGAGGAGCACTTCCGCGACCTCGAGGCGGCCGCCGTGACTGCGGCGCTGGCCGAGCACGACGGCGTCCTGGCCCTCGGCGGCGGGGCCGTGCTGCGCCCCGAGACGCGCGCGGCGCTCGCCGACGTGACCGTCGTGTTCCTGCGGGTCGGGCTGTCCGACGCCGTGCGCCGCGTCGGCCTCGGCGTCGGGCGGCCGCTGCTGCTCGGCAACGTGCGGGCGCGCATCAAGGCGCTGCTCGACGAGCGCACCCCGGTCTACGAGTCGGTGGCCGACCACGTCGTCGAGACCGACGGCCGTACGCCCGGCGAGGTCGCCGACGAGGTCCGCGAGCTGCTCGGATGAGCCCCACCGACACCGTCATCCACGTCGGCGGCGCCTCGCCCTACGACGTCGTGGTCGGCCACGGCCTCGCCGACCGGCTGCCCGGGATGCTGGGGGAGTCGGTCCAGCGCGTCGCCGTGCTCTACGCCGGCACCCTGGGGGCGCTCGCCGACCCGGTCGTCGACGCACTGGTCGAGCACTACGACGTGCTGGCGCTGGGACTGCCCGACGGCGAGCGGGCCAAGACCGCACCGGTGGCCGCGGACTGCTGGGAGGCGCTCGGCGAGGCCGGCTTCACCCGGTCGGACGCCGTCGTCACCATCGGCGGGGGAGCGACCACCGACCTCGGCGGGTTCGTGGCTGCGAGCTGGCTGCGCGGCGTACGCGTCGTGCACGTGCCGACCACGCTCCTCGCGATGGTCGACGCAGCCGTGGGCGGCAAGACCGGCATCAACACCGGCGCCGGCAAGAACCTCGTCGGTGCGTTCCACGAGCCCGCGGGCGTGCTGTGCGACCTCGCGCTCCTGGAGTCGCTCCCGCGTGCGGAGCTCGTCGCCGGGCTCGGCGAGGTGGTCAAGTGCGGCTTCGTCGCCGACCCCGCGATCCTCGAGCTCGTCGAGCGCACCGATCCCGCCGCCCTCACGTGGGACTCGCCCGAGCTGCGCGAGCTGGTCGAGCGCGCGATCCGGGTCAAGGTCGACGTGGTCGTCGACGACCTCAAGGAGACCGGCGGGTCCGGTGGCCACCCGGGCCGCGAGGTCCTCAACTACGGCCACACCCTCGCCCACGCGATCGAGCGCACCAGCGACTACGCGGTGCGCCACGGCGAGGCCGTCGCGATCGGATGCGTCTTCGTCGCCGAGCTCGCGGCACGCGCCGGCTCGCTCGAGCCTGCCGTCGTCGAGCGGCACCGCGCGGTGCTGTCCCGGGTGGGGCTGCCCGTCGCGTACGACGTCGCCTCCTTCGACGACCTCCATGCGGCGATGAGGGTCGACAAGAAGGCCCGCGGCTCGCAGCTGCGCTTCGTCGTCCTCGACGACCTCGCGGTCCCGCGGATCCTGGCCGGCCCCGGCGAGGACGACCTGCGTGCGGCCTACGCGGCGCTATCGTCCGCCGGGTGACTGAGGCTTCGGGGGACGAGACGGCCGTCAGCGAGTCCGGCGGCACCATGCAGCGGCTGACCGGTGCGGCGGCCCCGCGCGAGGTCGACCTGGCGGTGCTGGACGACCTGCGCCGGGCCGAGGGGGACGGACCGTGGCGCCCGGCCGGCACGAGACCGTTCCTTCCCGCGGGCGAGGTCGTCCAATGGCGCTACGGCCGACGCTGCGACCCGATGCGCGTGGTCCGCGACGACGAGCGCGGCCTGGTGGCGTGGCTGGCGAGCGACACCGAGGTGTTGTCGTCGGCGCCGGACGACGGGCTCGCGCTGCGTGACCGGCCCCTGGCGGAGCGGTTCCTCGGCGTGCGGGTCCCGACGCTGGGGCGGTGGCAGGGCAGCGGCATCCTCCGCATCGCGCCTACTGGGCGCCCATGGTCGGTCTGGGTCTTCCGAGAGGACGACGGCTCGCTGGCGGGTCACTACGTCAACCTCGAGCTGACCCACCGCCGACGCGGTGAGGAGACCAACACCCGGGACCTGGTCCTCGACCTCTGGCTCGACGCCGACGACCGGCTCTGGCTCAAGGACGCCGACGAGCTGGGAGCCGCGGTGGACAGCGGAGTGCTCGGCGTCGCTCAGGCCGAGGAGATCCACGCGATCGCGGAGTGGGCGCGGGCCGAGGTCGTCGAGGGCGGCTCGTGGGTGCTCGACGAGGAGTGGACGACCTGGCGGCCGCCGTCCGACTGGATCGCCCCGTCCCTCCCGGACAGCGACGACGTGCGCGCCGCGCGGAGCCGTACGCTCCCCTCATGACCGACCGCACCCGGGTCCTCGTCCTAAACGGCCCCAACCTCGGCCGGCTCGGCCGCCGGCAGCCGGAGATCTACGGCTCCACGACCCACGCCGAGCTCGCGCACCAGTGCGTGGAGTGGGGACGCGAGCTCGGGCTCCACGTCGAGGTGCGCCAGACCAACCACGAGGGCGACCTGCTCGACTGGCTCAACGCCGCCGCCGACGACGTCGTCCCGGTCGTGCTCAACGCCGGCGCGTGGACCCACTACTCGCTCGCCCTCTGGGACGCCTGCGCCCAGCTGACCGCGCCGCTGGTCGAGGTGCACATCTCCGACCCGAAGCAGCGCGCCGAGGAGTTCCGCCACACCTCCGTCGTCGAGCCCCACGCCGCGCTGACCATCGCCGGTCAGGGGATCGACGGCTACCGCCAGGCGCTGGTGCACCTCGCTCCCCGCTGACTCGGCAGCAACTGCGCAGGAAAACCTGCCGAGTCGGCGCGAACTTCGCCGGGAGGACGCCGAGTCGGCAGTAACTTCGCCGGGGGCACGCCGAGTCGGCAGTAACTTCGCGCCGACTCGACGCGGTCGTGGTCGACTTTCTGCCGACTCGGCGGGGTCGTCAGAGATCTTCTGCCGACTCGGCGGACGTGGGAGGCTGAGGGCATGGACGACGGCGTCGAGGTCACTGCCCTGGCGATCAACGTCGCCGTCCCCGAGGACCTGCGGTGGCGCGACACCCGCCGCGACGTCGAGTTCGAGCTCCAGACCCTGACGATCCGGCTGCTGCCCGACGGCTCGACGGCGGCCAAGGCGTACGGCCGTCCCGTGGCCGGCGGTCGCGGCGGGTACGTCTCGTTCCCGGTCCCGGACCGGCCCGAGCTCGTCGCCCTGGTCGCGGCCGCGGCCGACGAGGCCGGGCGGCGCTGGAGCGCCCACCTCTGATTGGATCGGCGGGTGCTGCCCTTCCGCCAGGTCGACGTGTTCAGTGCCGAGCCGTGGCTCGGCAACCCGCTCGCCGTCGTGCACGACGCCGACGGCGTGACCGACGCGCAGATGGCGGACTTCGCGCGGTGGACCAACCTGTCCGAGACGACGTTCCTGTGCACGCCGACCGACCCG
This genomic interval from Nocardioides palaemonis contains the following:
- the alaS gene encoding alanine--tRNA ligase — protein: MDTAEIRRRFLAHFEAAGHAVVPSASLLADDPNLLFVPAGMVPFKPYFLGQETPPYDRATSIQKCVRTPDIEDVGKTTRHGTFFEMCGNFSFGDYFKEGAIELAWTLITKSVDDGGYGLDPDRLYPSVLVGDEEAIGLWMKVTGLPRERIVQLGPKENYWSMGVPGPGGPCSEILYDRGPEWGPDFDPATLGPDMPVELEDRLLEFWNLVFMQDELSAVRSKSDFDISGSLPKKNIDTGMGLDRVAFLLQGKNNMYEIDVMYPVIEKAEELTGKKYGADPADDVRFRVVADHVRSSMMLIGDGVTPGNDGRGYVLRRLLRRAVRSMRLLGCEDRVLPELMPVSRDKMGETYDNLLSDWPRISQVAFAEEDAFRKTLQAGTQIFDTAADEVKQTGGTTLSGERAFALHDTYGFPIDLTLEMAAEAGLQVDEAGFRGLMAEQRERAKADARAKKGAHGDTAVYRGIFDEHGPTEWLAYETLETESRPLALLSGGSAVQRLGEGEVGELVLDRTPFYAESGGQVADAGRIVFDGGVLEVVDVQRPIKGLVVHQVRVLEGELDAGREVHARVDPEWRTGARQAHSGTHVVHAALREVLGPTALQSGSYNRPGYLRLDFGWTQALTPEQVRDVELVSQQALRADLPVAWDYMTLEQAKEWGAIALFGETYDNTKVRVVEIGGPWSRELCGGTHVDHSSQIGTVVVTGETSVGSGNRRIEALTGVEGFGYLARERDVVAQLTGLLKTQPDDLVSRVQGLTERLKSVEKELEKARLAQLLGASADLAAGATQVGPVRLVAHRADGASGGDVRNLAMDVRGRLPQGEPGVVVIVGQADGKVSVVAATNDEARARGLSAGELVRAVGPLLGGKGGGKDDVAQGGGTDASRIDEALALVATEVGARAAQG
- a CDS encoding type II 3-dehydroquinate dehydratase — translated: MTDRTRVLVLNGPNLGRLGRRQPEIYGSTTHAELAHQCVEWGRELGLHVEVRQTNHEGDLLDWLNAAADDVVPVVLNAGAWTHYSLALWDACAQLTAPLVEVHISDPKQRAEEFRHTSVVEPHAALTIAGQGIDGYRQALVHLAPR
- the mltG gene encoding endolytic transglycosylase MltG, with translation MSEHQAPVEDDRDDEPYEYVPGGKRRKRRGGKGCLAVLVAMAVLVGGFYVGLTKGVEWVSDQFQGPDDFAGPGTGSVQFDVNEGDSVAQIGRNLKAEGVTKSVQAFIDAAAGEPDSSGIQVGAYELKKEMKASDALEVLIDPANLIGFPTVTIPEGLRLTEIVSTLAEGTDFSEAAFDRALQKPDKIGLPDYADGNAEGYLFPATYEIKPGMKPLAILKMMVARWQQAADEAGLEEKAAELGHTPGELMIIASLIQAEGRGSDMPKISRVIYNRLDGPGDKGGTNGTLGIDAAIAYGLGLSPGSTELTPEQLAEDTPYNTRINAGLPPTPIEAPGDEAIAAAANPEEGGWYYYVTVDLSTGETKFYETYDGFLEGRDEYKAYCETSDRC
- a CDS encoding A24 family peptidase, which translates into the protein MNDTVLASLLAALVAALGGLLVPFVLAQLPEPEPPSTPLPEGETPPPPYAELAARPGLGWRCAVVAGVLGGVVGATQGLVWSLVWLAPLVPVAVALAFVDWHTRLLPRRIVVPATLAALAAVLVVGLATDQRDALVRAVVAMVVARSFFWVLWFVHATGLGFGDVRLAALVGLVLGWEGWGAVALGLWSGFVALGVPGVLLALVRRDLTLVRKAYPFGPAMLAGALVGLVWGTALGARVWG
- a CDS encoding shikimate kinase; this translates as MAPRVVLVGPMGAGKTTVAGLLGDAWGVPVRDTDADIVATSGREIADIFVESGEEHFRDLEAAAVTAALAEHDGVLALGGGAVLRPETRAALADVTVVFLRVGLSDAVRRVGLGVGRPLLLGNVRARIKALLDERTPVYESVADHVVETDGRTPGEVADEVRELLG
- a CDS encoding shikimate dehydrogenase translates to MSARRCGVLGDPVAHSLSPVLHRAGYAALGLDWRYDAHRVPAGGLAGFLDGLDPEWRGLSLTMPLKREAMALADRVTDRARLAGAVNTLVLADDGFLSGDNTDLPGAAAAVRERTSLPLASAAVLGGGATATSTGLALADLGARSLRVLVRDPSRAEETVRALRAHPSGPEVTTGALAGDDPLDVDVVVSTVPAVAQTPELVARCAPAPVLFEVLYDPWPTPLAASAGDRVLVGGLDLLVHQAVMQFDLFTGLQAPLEAMREAGERALAGRSPT
- a CDS encoding DUF6167 family protein; translation: MGRPLWFVAGAGVGVYAAARARRVAESLTADGLRDRVRGWQVGARLFAEEVRQGHDERETELREQLGLRPHGLHELEPGFEAPPRDAHRARTSTTDEMKDPH
- the ruvX gene encoding Holliday junction resolvase RuvX: MRFGVRLGIDPGDSRIGVARSDPSGFLATPVETVRRGSGDVRRLAALVVEHEAVEVVVGLPRSLSGTEGPAAAKVRDFAATVARRVAPVPVRLCDERLTTVSAESILREQGRRGAKRRAVVDQAAAVLILQTALDTERSSGQAPGEIVEVNDE
- a CDS encoding DUF402 domain-containing protein is translated as MTEASGDETAVSESGGTMQRLTGAAAPREVDLAVLDDLRRAEGDGPWRPAGTRPFLPAGEVVQWRYGRRCDPMRVVRDDERGLVAWLASDTEVLSSAPDDGLALRDRPLAERFLGVRVPTLGRWQGSGILRIAPTGRPWSVWVFREDDGSLAGHYVNLELTHRRRGEETNTRDLVLDLWLDADDRLWLKDADELGAAVDSGVLGVAQAEEIHAIAEWARAEVVEGGSWVLDEEWTTWRPPSDWIAPSLPDSDDVRAARSRTLPS
- the aroC gene encoding chorismate synthase, whose product is MLRWLTAGESHGPSLVAILEGLPAHVRVTTDDLADSLARRRLGYGRGARMKFEQDQVRVLGGVRHGETQGGPVAIEVGNTEWPKWEKVMSADPVDPVELDALARNAALTRPRPGHADLVGMQKYDFDEARPILERASARETAARVALGRVASNFLEQAVGARIVSHVVSLGGVKAPAGVVPGPDDVARLDADEVRCLDPDASAAMVARIDQAHKDGDTLGGVVEVVVHGLPPGLGSHVHWDRRLDARLAGALMGIQAIKGVEVGDGFELADTPGSLAHDEIVSTDEGLRRTSGRSGGTEGGMSTGEALRVRAAMKPIATVPRALRTVDVATGEAAVAHHQRSDVCAVPAAGIVAEAMVALVLADAVVEKFGGDSVAETRRNAESYLDTLRFR
- the aroB gene encoding 3-dehydroquinate synthase, whose amino-acid sequence is MSPTDTVIHVGGASPYDVVVGHGLADRLPGMLGESVQRVAVLYAGTLGALADPVVDALVEHYDVLALGLPDGERAKTAPVAADCWEALGEAGFTRSDAVVTIGGGATTDLGGFVAASWLRGVRVVHVPTTLLAMVDAAVGGKTGINTGAGKNLVGAFHEPAGVLCDLALLESLPRAELVAGLGEVVKCGFVADPAILELVERTDPAALTWDSPELRELVERAIRVKVDVVVDDLKETGGSGGHPGREVLNYGHTLAHAIERTSDYAVRHGEAVAIGCVFVAELAARAGSLEPAVVERHRAVLSRVGLPVAYDVASFDDLHAAMRVDKKARGSQLRFVVLDDLAVPRILAGPGEDDLRAAYAALSSAG